The following proteins come from a genomic window of Drosophila willistoni isolate 14030-0811.24 unplaced genomic scaffold, UCI_dwil_1.1 Seg485, whole genome shotgun sequence:
- the LOC26529275 gene encoding BLOC-1-related complex subunit 8 homolog gives MIEHIRKVLPPIFIKRNDVLQVQNGLQGHFYDMEYGVQALKSIEKSESTFHNIQEMIKASIFIKQQLKYEEKKKIKTENGKNSVYKRFSAHLTFDPLELPDLNGVVRETSGRMDLVVPCGGQLNLGELQRSHTTLH, from the exons ATGATA GAACATATCCGAAAAGTCTTACCACCAATTTTCATTAAACGAAATGACGTGCTACAAGTGCAAAATGGTCTACAAGGACACTTCTATGATATGGAATATGGAGTGCA AGCTCTAAAGTCGATTGAGAAATCGGAATCAACTTTTCACAACATCCAAGAAATGATAAAGGCTTCAATATTCATCAAGCAACAACTgaaatatgaagaaaaaaaaaagattaaaacCGAAAACGGGAAAAACTCGGTATACAAACGATTTTCCGCTCATCTAACATTCGACCCTTTAGAACTTCCAGACTTAAATGGTGTTGTGCGGGAAACTAGTGGGCGAATGGATTTAGTAGTTCCTTGTGGTGGCCAACTTAATTTAGGTGAACTACAAAGATCACACACTACCttacattaa
- the LOC124459666 gene encoding BLOC-1-related complex subunit 8 homolog, whose protein sequence is MAQLRASQLQEEHIRKVLPPIFIKRNDVLQVQNGLQGHFYDMEYGVQALKSIEKSESTFHNIQEMIKASIFIKQQLKYEEKKKIKTENGKNSVYKRFSAHLTFDPLELPDLNGVVRETSGRMDLVVPCGGQLNLGELQRSHTTLH, encoded by the exons GAACATATCCGAAAAGTCTTACCACCAATTTTCATTAAACGAAATGACGTGCTACAAGTGCAAAATGGTCTACAAGGACACTTCTATGATATGGAATATGGAGTGCA AGCTCTAAAGTCGATTGAGAAATCGGAATCAACTTTTCACAACATCCAAGAAATGATAAAGGCTTCAATATTCATCAAGCAACAACTgaaatatgaagaaaaaaaaaagattaaaacCGAAAACGGGAAAAACTCGGTATACAAACGATTTTCCGCTCATCTAACATTCGACCCTTTAGAACTTCCAGACTTAAATGGTGTTGTGCGGGAAACTAGTGGGCGAATGGATTTAGTAGTTCCTTGTGGTGGCCAACTTAATTTAGGTGAACTACAAAGATCACACACTACCttacattaa
- the LOC124461442 gene encoding BLOC-1-related complex subunit 8 homolog, translated as MTCYKCKMVYKDTSMIWNMEALKSIEKSESTFHNIQEMIKASIFMKQQLKYEEKKKIKTENGKNSVYKRFSAHLTFDPLELPDLNGVVRETSGRMDLVVPCGGQLNLGELQRSHTTLH; from the exons ATGACGTGCTACAAGTGCAAAATGGTCTACAAGGACACTTCTATGATATGGAATATGGA AGCTCTAAAGTCGATTGAGAAATCGGAATCAACTTTTCACAACATCCAAGAAATGATAAAGGCTTCAATATTCATGAAGCAACAATTgaaatatgaagaaaaaaaaaagattaaaacCGAAAACGGGAAAAACTCGGTATACAAACGATTTTCCGCTCATCTAACATTCGACCCTTTAGAACTTCCAGACTTAAATGGTGTTGTGCGGGAAACTAGTGGGCGAATGGATTTAGTAGTTCCTTGTGGTGGCCAACTTAATTTAGGTGAACTACAAAGATCACACACTACCTTACATTAA
- the LOC124461447 gene encoding BLOC-1-related complex subunit 8 homolog, producing MLEHIRKVLPPIFIKRNDVLQVQNGLQGHFYDMEYGVQALKSIEKSESTFHNIQEMIKASIFIKQQLKYEEKKKIKTENGKNSVYKRFSAHLTFDPLELPDLNGVVRETSGRMDLVVPCGGQLNLGELQRSHTTLH from the exons ATGTTG GAACATATCCGAAAAGTCTTACCACCAATTTTCATTAAACGAAATGACGTGCTACAAGTGCAAAATGGTCTACAAGGACACTTCTATGATATGGAATATGGAGTGCA AGCTCTAAAGTCGATTGAGAAATCGGAATCAACTTTTCACAACATCCAAGAAATGATAAAGGCTTCAATATTCATCAAGCAACAACTgaaatatgaagaaaaaaaaaagattaaaacCGAAAACGGGAAAAACTCGGTATACAAACGATTTTCCGCTCATCTAACATTCGACCCTTTAGAACTTCCAGACTTAAATGGTGTTGTGCGGGAAACTAGTGGGCGAATGGATTTAGTAGTTCCTTGTGGTGGCCAACTTAATTTAGGTGAACTACAAAGATCACACACTACCttacattaa